From a single Budorcas taxicolor isolate Tak-1 chromosome X, Takin1.1, whole genome shotgun sequence genomic region:
- the LOC128070189 gene encoding diphosphoinositol polyphosphate phosphohydrolase 3-beta — MKCKPNQTRTYDPEGFKKRAACLCFRSEREDEVLLVSSSRYPDRWIVPGGGMEPEEEPGGAAVREVFEEAGVKGKLGRLLGIFEQNQDRKHRTYVYVLTVTEILEDWEDSVSIGRKREWFKVEDAIKVLQCHKPVHAEYLQKLKLGGSPTNGNSVAPSLPEGDP, encoded by the coding sequence ATGAAGTGCAAGCCGAACCAGACGCGGACCTACGACCCGGAGGGGTTCAAGAAGCGGGCGGCGTGCCTGTGCTTCCGGAGCGAGCGCGAGGACGAGGTGCTGTTAGTGAGTAGCAGTCGGTACCCGGACCGCTGGATCGTGCCGGGCGGGGGCATGGAGCCCGAGGAGGAGCCGGGCGGTGCGGCCGTCCGCGAGGTGTTTGAAGAAGCGGGAGTCAAGGGGAAGTTAGGCCGGCTCCTGGGCATTTTCGAGCAGAACCAAGATCGCAAGCACAGAACGTACGTGTATGTACTGACTGTCACTGAGATTCTGGAGGATTGGGAAGATTCGGTTAGCATTGGGAGGAAGCGAGAGTGGTTCAAAGTCGAAGATGCGATCAAGGTTCTCCAGTGCCACAAGCCCGTGCATGCCGAATATCTGCAAAAACTAAAGCTGGGCGGTTCCCCAACCAATGGAAACTCCGTGGCCCCGTCCCTGCCGGAGGGCGATCCCTAG